In Candidatus Aegiribacteria sp., one genomic interval encodes:
- a CDS encoding HNH endonuclease, which produces MTIDDLFYPIIKRRSTYIGNGDGYVSRYSNYRIEIQEDCGGRCVYCDIKHAEIGYEGMHLDHFRPQKYFPQLTDNPANLVLACPKCNRLKSYKWPASKKINACSHEGRTGFVDPFKESRREYFTVSTDGSLHSLQDPAKYVIKLMKLNRTARIQVRRNRIIQNEIRELSEKCCSLISELIESSKADRITADEALRTVAKYNSRLASLNKMLAV; this is translated from the coding sequence ATGACAATCGATGATCTGTTTTATCCAATCATAAAACGGCGATCAACTTATATTGGCAATGGTGATGGGTATGTCTCTCGTTATTCTAATTATCGCATTGAGATTCAGGAAGACTGTGGAGGTCGTTGTGTTTATTGTGACATCAAACATGCAGAGATTGGCTATGAGGGGATGCATCTAGACCATTTCCGCCCACAGAAATACTTTCCTCAACTAACTGATAACCCAGCCAATCTAGTTCTCGCCTGTCCAAAATGTAATCGCCTTAAATCGTACAAGTGGCCTGCTTCCAAGAAAATAAATGCGTGTTCACATGAAGGCAGAACTGGTTTTGTCGACCCTTTCAAAGAATCTCGAAGAGAGTACTTTACAGTGAGTACTGATGGGTCTTTACACTCTCTGCAGGATCCAGCCAAATATGTGATTAAGCTGATGAAACTTAACCGGACTGCCCGTATTCAGGTGCGACGAAACCGTATCATCCAAAACGAGATAAGAGAGTTGTCAGAAAAGTGTTGTAGCTTGATCTCTGAGCTTATTGAAAGTAGCAAAGCAGATCGAATCACTGCTGATGAGGCCCTACGCACTGTAGCAAAGTACAACTCTCGATTGGCTTCACTGAATAAAATGTTGGCTGTCTAA
- a CDS encoding RNA polymerase sigma factor, whose protein sequence is MITDPDRLSDVRLACEGDRQAFGRLIDDYGGLVHTLLLRMVNDRDTALDLAQETFVKAWTKLRSLRKHESFPSWICSTARRTALDHLRRKRIRKEVSMSEEDFVKSSFECEPELSEEGIILLEQAVCRLSERDKQLITLAYWKELSLMEVGRIMGIPEPNVRVYLHRARKKLRELLRGHEDELLQQID, encoded by the coding sequence TTGATAACCGACCCGGACAGGCTGAGCGATGTCAGGTTAGCCTGCGAGGGCGACAGACAGGCCTTCGGCAGGTTGATCGATGATTACGGCGGGTTGGTGCACACTCTGCTTCTGCGGATGGTTAACGACCGGGACACCGCACTGGACCTGGCGCAGGAGACGTTCGTGAAAGCCTGGACCAAACTCCGCAGCCTTCGGAAGCACGAGAGCTTTCCGTCGTGGATATGCTCAACCGCTCGGCGGACAGCACTGGATCACCTCCGCAGAAAAAGGATCAGGAAGGAAGTCAGCATGTCTGAGGAAGATTTCGTCAAGAGCTCCTTCGAATGTGAACCAGAGCTTTCAGAAGAGGGTATTATTCTGCTCGAGCAAGCTGTATGCAGGCTCTCCGAACGCGACAAACAGCTTATCACTCTCGCCTACTGGAAAGAGTTGAGTCTTATGGAAGTTGGACGTATCATGGGGATACCGGAGCCTAATGTCCGCGTTTACCTCCACCGGGCCAGAAAGAAACTGAGAGAACTCCTGAGAGGACACGAGGATGAACTCCTGCAGCAGATCGACTAG
- a CDS encoding 4Fe-4S binding protein, translated as MYFSFCLEGIFLAGLAHSPKNMDETVSQAKAAAERACIIISSDKYLSVANIASVDPDVCIGCGMCVSVCPYIAPSLIWKNGRQVCSINTALCKGCGSCSTVCPSGAMEQLGYSEEQTLEMVNFSLVNL; from the coding sequence TTGTATTTCTCGTTCTGTCTTGAGGGAATATTCCTTGCCGGACTTGCTCATTCACCCAAGAACATGGATGAGACCGTTTCTCAGGCCAAGGCTGCCGCAGAACGGGCCTGCATCATCATAAGCTCTGACAAGTATCTGTCAGTGGCCAATATAGCCAGTGTGGACCCCGACGTCTGCATAGGATGCGGAATGTGCGTTTCCGTATGTCCCTACATCGCCCCGAGCCTGATATGGAAGAACGGCAGACAGGTCTGCTCAATCAATACGGCTCTCTGCAAAGGCTGCGGTAGCTGTTCCACAGTCTGTCCCTCCGGCGCGATGGAGCAGCTGGGCTACAGTGAAGAACAAACCCTCGAAATGGTGAATTTCTCCCTGGTAAACCTTTAG
- a CDS encoding Fic family protein has product MGKVMSVYKKIDSLRERYYQSARNKDSLLKLISEAEVAEQVYNSNAIENSTLSLEETEKILLHLDLDRYVSGRELFEARNLARVVTYIDTKAKEQELNLEMILLLHKMLITNIRDDIAGRFRKIDEWVRVANHIASDPKHITDKLENMFIRYNSSVNESIIKRIAVFHLSFEHIHPFVDGNGRIGRVLNNFLLIREGYVPINIKFIDRTLYYDAFEEFDRNSSSSIMEEIVGKAITSSYHKRLAYLDGMDIITLNEYAKQNNLSHSNLINKAKRQTIEAFLEKGVWKIGDPTS; this is encoded by the coding sequence ATGGGAAAAGTAATGAGTGTCTATAAGAAAATTGATTCATTGAGAGAACGGTATTATCAATCTGCTCGCAATAAGGATTCCTTGCTTAAACTAATCAGTGAAGCAGAGGTTGCAGAACAGGTCTATAATTCAAATGCTATTGAAAACAGCACCCTGAGTTTGGAGGAAACTGAGAAAATACTCCTTCATCTCGATTTAGACCGATATGTCTCCGGACGCGAATTATTCGAAGCTCGGAACCTGGCTCGAGTAGTTACATACATAGACACAAAAGCAAAGGAGCAGGAACTGAACCTGGAAATGATACTGCTTCTGCATAAAATGTTGATAACGAATATTCGCGATGATATAGCAGGTCGGTTCAGGAAAATTGATGAATGGGTAAGAGTTGCAAATCATATCGCTTCTGATCCTAAACACATTACAGACAAACTTGAGAACATGTTTATCAGATACAATTCTTCGGTGAATGAGAGTATTATAAAAAGAATTGCTGTCTTCCATCTCAGTTTTGAACACATCCATCCGTTTGTCGATGGTAATGGGAGAATAGGAAGGGTGCTTAACAACTTTTTACTGATCCGCGAAGGTTATGTACCTATAAACATTAAATTCATCGACCGTACATTGTACTATGATGCCTTTGAAGAGTTTGACAGAAATAGCAGCAGTTCGATTATGGAAGAAATAGTTGGGAAAGCAATTACCAGCAGTTATCATAAACGATTAGCCTATCTGGATGGAATGGACATCATTACTCTTAACGAATACGCAAAGCAGAATAATCTTTCGCACTCGAATTTAATCAATAAAGCAAAACGCCAAACCATTGAAGCTTTCCTGGAAAAGGGAGTATGGAAAATTGGTGATCCAACCAGTTAA